The following coding sequences are from one Paenibacillus sp. FSL R5-0912 window:
- a CDS encoding copper amine oxidase N-terminal domain-containing protein, producing MKKLWISIVVGLLIIPLLFQSPAKAAVTPIRIIVDGVQLSTDQPPVMVNGRTMVPLRAIFEAFNAAIKWDQKTQTVTAVQEGTTVILKIGSKTATINNQSVSLDVPGQNLKGRTMVPTRFVSEALGREVGWNQTTKVVTVTTPVPAAVNTAPVSGVTTQDISDFGDGRDLQISFNRVANESLVDHYRVLIVKAGNSLDLSSALAVPASNYSSVMVTGTNPVVKLTSASRTADGEVIKSSQGYVAYVLTIGKGSNISALSGGSSTLTLTNNIAPVINNVQVTDNGDYGDGRDLSVSFNKLADETKISSYRIFVVKAANYSAFNLAKANSVVSAYYTQVTKTGANLTQILSSGARDTDGALIQTGVSYRVFAMAVDSSNTANNLLSAASSPVTLSSIGISSLYVTDVNDYNDGRDLKVSFTHAADETYISQYRILVVPTSYYSSFSLSEANNVSGANYTAVSTSGSSTSLVLTSSTRDVRGTLLKSGINYRVYILSVKSGGNAGSNILSPASAEITLWNDFSMSAVTNLSVTDVNDNGDGRDLRVSFTHASDETYVSQYRILVVPTSYYSSFSLSDANNVSSANYSSVGTSGSTTSQVLTSSARDVRGNLLKNEISYRVYVLSIGSGSYSGSGVLSSASSVITLLNSSSVSAVSGLAVSDVTDFGDGRDLKVSFTHAADETYIREYRILVVPTSYYSSFSLSDANNVSTYTSAGTSGNSTSTVLDSSARDVRGTTIKDGISYKVYVLSVGIANYAGPNVLSGESSVITLASKTPVTSVTNVTYSVDKGNLLIGFTKSSNEANILEYRVYVVPSKQGFGAADALGVPASQYKAVAPNGSNPTVAAAARDANGNAIASGIKYKVYVLAVANNYGVQNGGLSDSSEEFEL from the coding sequence GTGAAGAAGTTATGGATTTCTATTGTAGTGGGGTTACTGATAATTCCATTACTATTTCAATCGCCGGCTAAGGCAGCAGTCACACCGATCCGCATCATTGTTGATGGCGTCCAGTTGTCTACGGATCAGCCTCCGGTAATGGTGAACGGACGGACGATGGTGCCGCTGCGTGCAATCTTCGAAGCCTTCAATGCCGCTATCAAGTGGGATCAGAAGACGCAGACCGTAACGGCGGTGCAGGAGGGTACAACGGTTATATTGAAGATCGGCTCCAAGACAGCTACGATTAATAATCAGTCTGTAAGCCTGGATGTGCCCGGTCAGAATTTGAAGGGCAGAACCATGGTTCCGACGCGGTTCGTAAGTGAAGCGCTGGGCCGGGAAGTGGGCTGGAATCAGACCACCAAGGTTGTGACGGTAACCACTCCGGTTCCGGCCGCTGTTAATACCGCTCCGGTATCCGGCGTAACCACGCAGGATATCAGTGATTTTGGTGATGGACGCGACCTGCAGATCAGCTTCAACCGGGTGGCTAATGAGTCTCTGGTGGACCATTACCGCGTTCTGATCGTCAAGGCGGGGAATTCGCTTGATCTGTCGTCAGCACTTGCTGTGCCCGCATCTAATTACTCCTCAGTTATGGTAACAGGCACCAATCCTGTGGTTAAACTGACTTCTGCTTCGAGAACGGCAGATGGAGAAGTAATTAAAAGCAGTCAAGGGTATGTGGCTTATGTCCTTACAATAGGCAAAGGAAGTAACATCAGCGCGCTTTCCGGCGGTTCTTCGACCCTTACTCTGACCAATAACATTGCACCGGTAATAAACAATGTACAAGTGACCGATAATGGCGATTACGGTGACGGGCGCGATCTGTCCGTCAGCTTTAACAAGCTGGCAGATGAGACCAAGATCAGCTCTTACCGGATATTTGTGGTTAAAGCGGCTAACTATTCAGCCTTTAATCTGGCCAAAGCCAATTCTGTCGTCAGTGCCTATTACACACAAGTCACCAAGACAGGTGCTAATCTTACCCAGATTCTGTCCTCAGGAGCCAGGGATACAGATGGAGCACTGATTCAGACAGGGGTAAGCTACAGGGTATTCGCCATGGCAGTTGACAGCAGCAATACCGCCAATAATCTGTTATCCGCTGCTTCGTCTCCGGTTACCTTATCCAGCATTGGGATCTCGAGCCTGTATGTCACTGACGTTAACGACTATAATGACGGCCGTGACCTGAAGGTATCCTTTACCCATGCCGCTGACGAAACGTATATCAGCCAGTACCGGATTCTGGTGGTGCCTACATCCTATTACAGCAGCTTCAGCCTGTCTGAGGCGAATAATGTATCGGGAGCCAACTATACTGCTGTGAGTACTTCCGGTTCTTCTACCAGTCTGGTATTGACCTCGTCCACCAGAGATGTGCGCGGAACGCTGCTGAAGAGCGGAATCAATTATAGAGTGTATATTTTATCTGTCAAAAGCGGGGGGAATGCAGGGTCCAATATTCTTTCTCCTGCCTCTGCCGAAATTACGCTATGGAATGATTTCAGCATGAGTGCTGTGACTAACCTGAGTGTGACTGACGTTAACGATAATGGGGATGGCCGCGACCTGAGGGTGTCATTCACCCATGCCTCAGATGAGACTTATGTCAGCCAGTACCGGATTCTGGTGGTGCCTACATCCTATTACAGCAGCTTCAGCTTGTCTGACGCGAATAATGTATCAAGTGCAAATTATTCATCAGTAGGTACATCGGGCTCCACGACCAGCCAGGTATTAACTTCCTCCGCCAGAGATGTGCGCGGGAATCTGCTTAAGAATGAGATCAGTTACCGGGTGTATGTATTATCTATTGGAAGCGGAAGTTACTCGGGGTCAGGTGTACTTTCCTCAGCTTCATCGGTAATTACGTTATTGAATTCCTCAAGTGTGAGCGCAGTGTCCGGCCTCGCTGTCAGCGATGTTACCGATTTCGGTGACGGCCGTGATCTGAAGGTGTCATTTACTCATGCTGCGGATGAAACCTACATCAGAGAGTACCGGATTCTGGTAGTGCCTACGTCCTATTACAGCAGCTTCAGCTTGTCTGATGCGAATAATGTCTCCACGTACACTTCAGCAGGTACATCCGGCAATAGCACCAGCACAGTTTTAGACTCCTCAGCCAGAGATGTGCGCGGTACTACAATCAAAGATGGAATCAGCTATAAAGTGTATGTATTGTCCGTCGGAATTGCGAATTATGCAGGCCCGAACGTGTTGTCCGGAGAATCTTCAGTGATTACCCTAGCCAGCAAAACCCCAGTCACCTCTGTTACGAATGTAACTTATAGTGTGGACAAAGGTAACCTTCTGATCGGCTTCACCAAATCATCGAACGAGGCTAATATCCTGGAATACCGGGTATACGTAGTCCCTTCCAAGCAAGGGTTTGGTGCAGCGGATGCGCTCGGAGTGCCGGCTTCACAGTATAAGGCGGTGGCTCCAAACGGATCCAATCCGACAGTTGCAGCTGCAGCCAGAGATGCGAACGGAAATGCAATTGCCAGCGGGATTAAATACAAGGTGTATGTTCTTGCCGTAGCGAATAATTATGGTGTGCAGAATGGCGGACTTTCAGATTCAAGCGAGGAGTTTGAGCTATAA
- a CDS encoding DUF423 domain-containing protein — MQRRLVAWGAVLAMLSVGIGAFGAHMLKAVISEEYLKVYETGVQYHMVHALALILIGLAAGQWGESARLAWAGRLIGAGIILFSGSLYILSTSGIKILGAITPIGGVCFLAGWICLAVEAFSRKD; from the coding sequence ATGCAACGAAGATTGGTAGCCTGGGGAGCTGTGCTGGCTATGCTGTCTGTGGGAATCGGAGCGTTCGGCGCACATATGCTGAAGGCTGTGATCAGTGAAGAGTACCTGAAAGTGTACGAGACCGGTGTCCAGTATCATATGGTTCACGCTCTGGCTCTGATTCTTATCGGCCTGGCAGCAGGCCAATGGGGAGAGAGTGCCCGGCTTGCCTGGGCGGGCCGGCTGATAGGTGCGGGAATTATTCTGTTCTCCGGCAGCCTGTATATCCTCAGCACTTCCGGGATCAAAATTCTTGGGGCTATTACACCCATCGGCGGCGTATGCTTCCTTGCCGGCTGGATATGCTTAGCTGTGGAGGCTTTCTCGCGCAAGGACTAA
- a CDS encoding YunC family protein, translated as MVTLEPVQVGDYVLVGVEVKLPKTTLLSISTSRGYIMCGALDIGLLNNTLSDRQIIAARAVGVRTLPQLLAAPLESVTIEAEKLGIVPGMTGAEALLLMV; from the coding sequence ATGGTAACATTGGAGCCTGTACAGGTAGGCGATTATGTCCTGGTTGGGGTTGAAGTGAAGCTGCCCAAAACTACGCTGCTGAGCATCAGCACAAGCCGTGGATATATCATGTGCGGGGCGCTGGATATAGGACTGCTCAATAATACGTTGAGTGACCGGCAGATTATTGCCGCACGGGCAGTGGGGGTACGCACATTACCGCAGCTGCTGGCTGCCCCGCTGGAATCCGTTACAATAGAGGCAGAGAAGCTTGGCATCGTTCCAGGCATGACTGGGGCGGAGGCCCTGCTGCTGATGGTGTAG
- a CDS encoding Dps family protein → MAKASNKVNTASLEQVLNRQVANLNVLYVKVHNYHWYVKGEQFFALHVKFEELYDDITLKMDEVAERLLSIKGSPAATMKEYLEIATIQEATGKEDARGMVQALIEDFATVAEELTEGIELAEEVSDQPTADLFIKIRADLEKNQWMLRSFLG, encoded by the coding sequence ATGGCTAAAGCATCAAACAAAGTAAATACCGCTTCATTGGAACAGGTACTTAACCGTCAGGTAGCTAACCTCAACGTTCTATATGTGAAAGTGCATAATTATCACTGGTATGTGAAAGGTGAGCAGTTCTTTGCCCTGCATGTAAAGTTTGAAGAACTGTACGATGATATCACGCTCAAAATGGACGAGGTTGCCGAGCGCCTGCTGAGTATCAAAGGCAGTCCTGCAGCGACGATGAAAGAATATTTGGAAATTGCCACTATTCAGGAAGCAACCGGCAAGGAAGATGCACGGGGCATGGTGCAGGCACTCATCGAAGATTTCGCTACAGTAGCGGAAGAATTGACTGAAGGCATCGAACTGGCGGAAGAAGTCAGCGATCAGCCGACTGCCGACCTGTTCATCAAGATTCGCGCTGATCTTGAGAAGAACCAATGGATGCTGCGCTCTTTCCTGGGCTGA
- a CDS encoding MarR family transcriptional regulator, protein MNSSEGLKRLLYGRLLHLTHLNEQLFASELDAFADLTRQYGLTFTSNSLTSIHVIDCIGNHEPINSTSIAEKMNLSKASITKISGKLLQEGCIKRSRMNDNRKEVYFSLTPKGRQLFVVHAEMHENFEQSFIQGLNTFSEAELQASLKFIQTVISHSDTMIKNDENS, encoded by the coding sequence ATGAACTCATCCGAAGGACTTAAGCGGTTGCTGTATGGCCGCTTACTCCACTTAACGCATTTAAACGAACAGCTTTTTGCATCCGAGCTCGATGCATTCGCTGATCTTACCCGTCAGTATGGGCTGACTTTCACTTCAAACTCTTTGACAAGCATTCATGTCATTGACTGCATCGGCAACCACGAGCCTATTAACAGCACCTCGATTGCGGAAAAAATGAATTTGTCCAAGGCGAGCATTACGAAAATCAGCGGCAAGCTCCTCCAGGAAGGCTGCATTAAGCGCAGCCGGATGAATGACAACAGGAAAGAAGTCTATTTCAGCCTTACCCCCAAAGGCAGGCAGCTCTTTGTCGTTCACGCCGAGATGCATGAAAACTTTGAACAGAGCTTTATTCAGGGTTTGAACACATTCTCGGAGGCGGAACTGCAGGCTTCATTGAAATTTATTCAAACCGTGATAAGTCATAGTGACACTATGATTAAAAATGACGAGAATTCCTAG
- the sufC gene encoding Fe-S cluster assembly ATPase SufC, translated as MAADFVIEGLKATIEGKEILKGINLQMKGGEIHAIMGPNGTGKSTLASALMGHPKYVVTEGTAVLEGEDLLEMAVDERARAGLFLAMQYPSEISGVTNSDFLRSAINSRREEGSEISLIRFIRLMEAKMKELDMNPEFLHRYLNEGFSGGEKKRNEILQMMMLDPKIVILDEIDSGLDIDALKIVADGVNSMRSPERGFLVITHYQRLLNYIKPDYVHVMMQGRIVKSGGPELAERLEAEGYEWVKEELGIEDETVGQEA; from the coding sequence ATGGCAGCAGATTTTGTCATTGAGGGACTGAAAGCGACGATTGAAGGAAAAGAAATTCTGAAGGGGATCAACCTTCAAATGAAGGGCGGAGAAATTCACGCCATCATGGGACCGAACGGTACTGGTAAAAGTACTTTGGCCTCAGCCTTGATGGGTCATCCAAAGTATGTGGTTACAGAAGGCACAGCCGTGCTTGAAGGTGAAGATCTGCTCGAGATGGCAGTGGATGAACGCGCCCGTGCCGGCCTGTTCCTGGCTATGCAGTATCCGAGCGAGATCAGCGGGGTAACCAATTCCGACTTCCTGCGCAGTGCAATTAATTCCCGGCGTGAAGAGGGCAGTGAGATTTCCCTGATTCGTTTCATCCGGCTGATGGAAGCTAAGATGAAGGAACTGGATATGAATCCTGAATTCCTGCACCGCTACCTGAACGAAGGCTTCTCCGGCGGTGAGAAGAAACGTAATGAAATTCTCCAAATGATGATGCTGGACCCTAAGATCGTCATTCTTGACGAAATCGACTCCGGTCTTGATATTGATGCACTCAAAATTGTTGCCGATGGTGTGAACTCCATGCGCAGTCCGGAACGCGGATTCCTGGTTATCACTCACTATCAGCGTTTACTTAACTACATCAAACCTGATTATGTACATGTCATGATGCAGGGACGGATTGTGAAATCCGGCGGCCCTGAGCTTGCGGAACGTCTGGAAGCAGAAGGTTATGAATGGGTTAAGGAAGAACTCGGCATTGAAGACGAAACTGTAGGACAAGAAGCTTAG
- the sufD gene encoding Fe-S cluster assembly protein SufD yields the protein MTTQTILPVDAQKLGELSQSSGEPGWLKDSRLKALELAAELALPKLEKTRIDRWNINNYGEYKASQAFTSLSEAPASIAALIKDQEEGSLIIQRNSGAVYARLAPELAAQGVIFTDLQTAVREHGDLVQRYLHKAVLPEEHSIAALHAALWNGGVFLYVPKNVIIETPLQAVLLTDDAEAAFVPHILIVADTNSSLTYVDNYVSDKSEAGLHNGAVEVFVGAGATVRYATVHQLGQDTTDVTYRRAVVENDGTIEWIIGEMNYGDTASDTKSVLKGNGSSSDAKVIAVGTGSQKLNYTTQAQHFGRNTPSDMITRAVMRDSATSIINGITKIEKGATRADGQQTEKVLMLSPKARGDANPILLIDEDDVTAGHAASVGQVNYEQVYYLMSRGITRHDAETLIIYGFLAPVVSQIPLEGLRNQLQSLVERKLGQ from the coding sequence ATGACGACGCAAACCATTCTTCCCGTGGATGCCCAGAAGCTCGGCGAATTATCGCAGAGCAGCGGCGAACCGGGCTGGCTGAAGGACAGCCGCTTGAAGGCACTGGAGCTTGCCGCTGAGCTTGCCCTGCCGAAGCTGGAGAAGACACGGATTGACCGCTGGAACATTAACAACTACGGAGAGTACAAGGCAAGCCAGGCATTCACATCCCTTAGCGAAGCACCTGCTTCAATTGCCGCTCTGATCAAGGATCAGGAGGAAGGCAGCCTGATCATTCAGCGCAATTCGGGAGCCGTATATGCCCGTCTGGCTCCTGAGCTGGCTGCGCAAGGCGTGATATTCACTGATCTGCAGACAGCAGTCAGAGAGCATGGTGATCTGGTGCAGCGTTATCTGCATAAGGCAGTATTGCCTGAAGAGCATTCCATCGCAGCACTGCATGCAGCGCTGTGGAACGGCGGGGTATTCCTCTATGTTCCGAAGAATGTCATCATCGAAACCCCGCTGCAGGCGGTGCTGTTAACGGATGATGCAGAGGCTGCTTTTGTCCCGCATATTCTGATTGTTGCTGATACGAATAGTTCATTAACTTACGTAGATAACTATGTATCGGATAAGTCCGAAGCGGGTCTGCATAACGGGGCCGTTGAGGTATTTGTAGGGGCGGGAGCCACAGTACGCTATGCCACGGTGCATCAGCTTGGGCAAGATACCACGGATGTTACCTACCGCCGTGCGGTAGTGGAGAATGACGGAACGATCGAATGGATCATCGGTGAGATGAACTATGGCGATACGGCGAGCGACACCAAGTCTGTGCTGAAGGGTAACGGCTCAAGCTCGGATGCCAAGGTAATTGCTGTAGGTACCGGTTCGCAGAAGCTGAACTACACTACACAGGCCCAGCATTTTGGCAGAAACACTCCGAGTGATATGATTACCCGCGCAGTGATGCGGGATTCGGCCACTTCCATTATTAACGGAATTACGAAGATCGAGAAAGGTGCGACAAGAGCGGACGGACAGCAGACCGAGAAGGTTCTGATGCTGAGTCCCAAAGCACGCGGCGACGCCAACCCGATCCTCCTTATAGATGAAGATGATGTAACTGCAGGCCATGCCGCTTCCGTAGGACAGGTCAATTACGAGCAAGTCTATTACCTGATGTCCCGGGGAATTACGCGGCATGACGCAGAAACACTGATCATATATGGCTTCCTAGCTCCTGTTGTGTCGCAAATTCCACTGGAGGGACTGCGCAATCAGCTCCAATCTCTTGTGGAAAGGAAGTTAGGCCAATGA
- a CDS encoding cysteine desulfurase: MISSGVREQFPILNQNINGHPLVYLDSAATSQKPRQVIEAVKSYYEWDNANVHRGVHTLGSRATDAYEGAREKLAKFINARSTKEIIFTRGTTSALNIVASSYGPSVLQEGDEIVITQMEHHSNFIPWQQLAKKTGATLKFIPLQKDGTVTLEDAEKTITAQTKIVAIAYVSNVMGVTHPIKELAAIAHRNGAVIVVDGAQSTPHMKVDVQDLDCDFYALSGHKMLAPTGIGALYGKKALLETMEPVEFGGEMIDDVGLYESTWKELPWKFEGGTPIIAGAVGLGAAIDFLQEVGLDNIHRHEMQLAAYAEERLSGISDLTIYGPRNRQVGVVTFNLGDVHPHDVATVLDAEGVAVRAGHHCCQPLMRWLEVSSTARASFYLYNTEQDVDSLVQALIKAKEYFAYELG, translated from the coding sequence ATGATTAGCAGCGGAGTTCGGGAGCAATTTCCCATCTTGAATCAGAATATTAACGGCCACCCACTGGTGTATCTGGACAGCGCGGCCACTTCCCAGAAGCCGCGCCAGGTCATTGAGGCGGTCAAGTCTTATTATGAATGGGATAACGCCAATGTCCACCGCGGAGTGCATACGCTGGGTAGCCGGGCAACGGATGCTTATGAAGGCGCCCGCGAGAAGCTGGCTAAGTTCATTAACGCCCGCAGCACGAAGGAGATTATTTTCACACGCGGTACTACAAGCGCACTTAACATTGTAGCTTCCTCTTACGGACCTTCTGTCCTGCAGGAGGGGGATGAGATCGTGATTACCCAGATGGAGCATCACAGTAACTTCATTCCCTGGCAGCAGCTGGCCAAGAAGACAGGGGCAACCCTGAAATTCATTCCTCTGCAGAAGGATGGTACGGTGACGCTGGAGGATGCAGAGAAGACGATCACGGCTCAGACCAAGATCGTAGCTATCGCTTATGTATCCAATGTTATGGGTGTCACCCATCCTATCAAAGAGCTTGCAGCAATCGCTCACCGCAACGGCGCCGTAATCGTGGTAGACGGAGCACAGAGCACACCGCATATGAAGGTGGATGTGCAGGATCTGGACTGTGACTTCTATGCACTGTCCGGTCACAAGATGCTCGCCCCTACCGGAATCGGCGCTTTGTATGGTAAGAAGGCACTACTGGAGACCATGGAGCCTGTCGAGTTCGGCGGCGAGATGATTGATGATGTAGGTCTGTACGAATCGACCTGGAAAGAGCTGCCCTGGAAGTTCGAAGGCGGGACACCGATTATTGCAGGTGCCGTTGGACTGGGAGCAGCGATTGATTTCCTGCAGGAAGTGGGCCTTGATAATATTCACCGTCATGAGATGCAGCTTGCCGCTTATGCGGAGGAGCGCCTGTCAGGGATCAGTGATCTGACGATCTACGGCCCCCGAAACCGTCAGGTTGGAGTAGTAACCTTCAACCTTGGTGATGTCCATCCGCATGACGTAGCTACCGTGCTGGATGCGGAAGGGGTTGCTGTCCGCGCCGGACATCACTGCTGCCAGCCGCTGATGCGCTGGCTGGAGGTCAGCTCTACAGCTCGGGCCAGCTTCTACCTGTACAATACGGAACAGGATGTAGATTCGCTGGTTCAAGCCTTAATCAAGGCAAAGGAGTATTTCGCCTATGAACTTGGATGA
- the sufU gene encoding Fe-S cluster assembly sulfur transfer protein SufU has protein sequence MNLDDLYRRVIMDHYKNPRNRGSFEDDALKIELNNPTCGDRITLQLKVEDGVVKDARYSGEGCSISMSSASMMTEAVKGQTVAHALELADSFSSLMKGEAADFGDYEDIEALSGVNKFPARIKCATLAWNALRKGIDTEENHPQH, from the coding sequence ATGAACTTGGATGACTTATATAGACGCGTAATTATGGATCATTACAAAAATCCCCGGAACCGTGGTTCATTCGAAGATGATGCACTCAAGATTGAGCTGAATAACCCTACCTGCGGCGACCGCATTACGCTTCAGCTTAAGGTAGAGGACGGCGTCGTCAAGGACGCCCGTTATAGCGGCGAAGGCTGTTCAATCAGCATGTCGTCGGCTTCGATGATGACGGAAGCGGTCAAAGGCCAGACTGTAGCGCATGCGCTTGAACTGGCGGACAGCTTCTCCTCTCTGATGAAGGGTGAAGCAGCAGATTTCGGAGACTACGAAGATATTGAAGCCCTGTCCGGTGTTAATAAATTTCCGGCGCGGATCAAATGTGCCACACTGGCCTGGAACGCGCTTCGCAAAGGCATAGATACGGAAGAGAATCACCCACAACATTAG